In Lolium rigidum isolate FL_2022 chromosome 3, APGP_CSIRO_Lrig_0.1, whole genome shotgun sequence, the genomic window ttcAAAATAGCAAGCCAgttcataaaaagtaaaagacacGAGTAGCCCTTACATCTGCATGGTGGTCCAACAAAACCTTCATAATATCATCCTGGCCATGGATAGCAGCAAGATGCAGTGCTGTCCCACCATGATTTAGTGAATTGGGGTTAGCGCCTTTGGAGAGTAAGAGGTCTACCATTTCAACTCCTGGGTACAAGATAGTACGAGAAATATATGAGTACGATAAATACTTTGCTGTAACTCCTTTGTTGCAAACTAGAAGACACATATCCAAATCCAGCCCAGGAAATACAGAGTCAATAATTATGGGTTGGAATTGATGGAGCAAGCCGAATTCGGACACAAGGGCATCTTTAGACTTTTGGGACTTGCCCAAACTAAATTAACAACGGCAGGGGAAAATAAAATCCCGGCCTACAAGTAATTATCTTGCATAATATGCTGTCTATAGGGGGGAAAAGGAAGAACTTTCACCAGCAAGCACATTACTCCCTTCAGATATTTGCCATTGTAAAGACTATCCAATCAGAAATTTGTACTACTCAGTGTCGCACTGTTATTTAATGGGTCCTCACACAGACGCACGCAGTACACATGCAGAAGAACACTTGGGAAAGGTGAGTTATGTGCAGTAGATACAGATCGATACTACCTTTCCCGGTGGCCAAATGGAGAGGGGTATACCCATCATCGTTGAGCCTTTCTTTATCAGCACCTTGATCAAGAAAGTAACTCACCAGTTCCATATTCCCCCGGGCAACAGCAACGGTGAAAGGTGTTTCGCCTGTCAGGGACAAGGAAGCAGAGAAGCTTAGCACAGATTCAGCCCATCCAAGGAAGAATGAACGGGGGATACTCTCTAATCAACGAGCCGCAGCTAGGATGATTCGGTGCGGGATTACGGGAAGGAAAAAAGGAGAGGGCTTGAAGGCGGGCGACGCACCCATgaggcctacgtcatcgacatccatcCGGAGGTCCTCGACGAGGTAGCGGCACATGGGCAGGCTGCCGCCGAGGACGGCGGAGTGCAGCAAGCCGTTGCCGAAGCCGTCCCTGACCGCCCCCAGCTTGTCGGCGAGGCGACGGCCCTCCGCCCCTCTGCCCACCGCCCTCACCGCCCCTGAAACGTAAGTAAAACACGCATCGGCACCAAAATTCAGCACGGAAATAGAAAAAATGGGGGAAATGATGGCCGCCGGCGTGGAGAGGGGGTGGGTTGCGCGCGTACTCTTGACGAGGCGGAGGTCGCCGTCGTAGACCGCCTTGATGAAGCACTCGTCCAAGGCGGGGTTGGAGGAGAATCGGCTGGGCTCGTAGGGAGGGAGGGTGCCGTCGCGCTCGAAGGCGGCGAGAGGGGAGAGATGCGGCTGCCACGCCATGGCGAAGGGGTCGGTGGTGGGTAGGGTTTAAGCAAGCCAGGGGTTGGAGAtggggagtggagtggagtggaggCCGGGGAAGACGACGCGTGCGAGGACAAGATGGAAATGGAAGCAGAGCAGCGTCGAATTTCCTGTATATGAGTACAGTATTTTATTTTCTTGGGAATAAAAAAACATGTTGACTagtgtagattttttttttcgaaacacaTACGCCCACCTCTACCAAGGTACACAtgcacaccctacctctatgagcacctttAAGAGATCGAGTCCAACAAATTAATTCAGCGGGTCTTGAAATTAGCGAAGTTACCACGGGCATCTTCGTCGTCAACGGGAACATCCTCCCCTGAAAAATATTTCTTCTTTTTAAAGAGACACCAAAGTATTAAATCTGAGATTTAAACTTCAATATGCTGCCTTTCTAACCATCCAAACATATATTGGTTCTCGACCAGTGTAGAAACTTGCGAGAGCGTCATTTTTTGTCAGCAAggctaattattaattttatgcaCTGGTATGTCTTAATCATATTTATTCTAGTTCTTCTACAATTCACCCAATTTAGACATGGATACATTCTCGGATGCGACTCCAACCTTTTCTTTTCTGGTTATGTTGGTGATATTGAAGTTTATGTAGCATCCTTTTAGGAAAAATCCAGTGATACTAATTTCCTTACATAAACGGATTTGCTAGAAATGAGACACCTTATTTTTGTTATGCCTAGCCATGGATTTACCTCGTCATCCGTGCTTATATGACAGTTGCAAGTGAGTTGAAATTGAAGCTGAAATTTTCCTAGTTGCGTGTGGGTTTTCCCTGGGATTTCCCTAGTAGCATGTAGAATGCACCTTACATTTTTTTTTATTGCATGTGAGCTGCAACGAAGATTTCTAGTTACAGTGGGTTTTGTTGTAACTGAGAAAATATATCAACACCCCTGGAATTTGTTTTAAGATTCTAGCTGACTTAAGAGTTACACATAAGTTGAAACTACT contains:
- the LOC124696135 gene encoding receptor-interacting serine/threonine-protein kinase 4-like; the protein is MAWQPHLSPLAAFERDGTLPPYEPSRFSSNPALDECFIKAVYDGDLRLVKRAVRAVGRGAEGRRLADKLGAVRDGFGNGLLHSAVLGGSLPMCRYLVEDLRMDVDDVGLMGETPFTVAVARGNMELVSYFLDQGADKERLNDDGYTPLHLATGKGVEMVDLLLSKGANPNSLNHGGTALHLAAIHGQDDIMKVLLDHHADGMWTPIEAKDQNGEYQFWFSHYRYNI